Proteins encoded within one genomic window of Rubripirellula tenax:
- a CDS encoding DUF485 domain-containing protein: MENSDSASMRNRRYNIRLGLYLFAIYTALYVGFVLINAFAPDVMDTIVLAGLNLAIVYGFSLIIAALVMALIYGAMCRSEGSSTENGDSANEGAAK, encoded by the coding sequence ATGGAAAACTCTGATTCGGCGTCGATGCGAAATCGACGCTACAACATCCGTCTCGGCCTTTATCTTTTTGCGATCTATACCGCGTTGTACGTCGGCTTTGTGCTGATCAACGCGTTCGCGCCCGATGTGATGGATACCATCGTGTTGGCCGGATTGAATCTGGCAATCGTTTATGGATTCAGCTTGATCATTGCGGCGTTGGTGATGGCACTGATTTACGGTGCGATGTGCCGCAGCGAGGGAAGCAGCACCGAAAATGGCGATTCCGCAAACGAAGGAGCCGCCAAGTGA
- a CDS encoding vWA domain-containing protein, with amino-acid sequence MTTNPPEDSNPQHGVTDSRGSAPSSPATSHPTDHSSVGSLPSNVSAMGEDLDPWSEDDLEDEAFLENSETVAMIGSMLVHLIIILSLAMMPLRMTEDEEAVVIVSKPPAVTLEKVDMIDEVTYSDMPQLRVGANSLAEADMAEASAEIFAEISEIPSPVELEQSDRGEFLLNEMFTQAVAPLDKLENQKGKVGQGAEGAVGAVDRITFELLQSMEERPTLIVWLFDQSGSLHRQRREIRDRFDRIYTELGIAEKSESKAFRRNDKDIPLLTSVIGFGKEVKLYTEEPTDDLDKIKDIIDNISIDSSGEEKVFSAITSAANEYRSLRRSVGAAGPQRNVLFIVVTDEKGDDDNLLEPSIDACRKWGIPVYVIGVPAPFGRQHTLVKYVDPDPKYDQSPQWAEVDQGPETYLPERVQVGFTGNFEQEPVIDSGFGPYALTRLCYETGGIYFTVHPNRNVNREVRRGEVDAFASDLKYFFDPLAMSRYRPDYLSQSDYVSKVKASPLRQSLVQAAQLKPATGLSRPRTKFVRINEAQLAGDLSDAQQAAAVLENPLARMAQTLEPGMKYREKEDSPRWRAGFDLAMGRVLAQKVRTETYNAMLARAKLGMAFKEAKNNTWILQPSEEISVGSKWKNESDSARQLLTDVVKDHPGTPWALLAKEELEVPIGWTWKEEFTDLAPKKERGPGNNNNNNNVPKDDKAKMIKKAPKRPVPKL; translated from the coding sequence ATGACCACCAACCCGCCCGAGGACTCGAACCCGCAACACGGCGTCACGGACTCTCGCGGTTCAGCGCCGTCGAGTCCAGCAACGTCGCATCCGACGGATCATTCATCCGTGGGTTCGTTGCCGTCCAACGTTTCGGCGATGGGCGAGGACTTGGATCCTTGGTCCGAGGATGATTTGGAAGACGAGGCGTTTTTAGAAAACAGCGAAACTGTCGCCATGATCGGCAGCATGTTGGTCCACCTGATCATCATCCTGTCGCTGGCGATGATGCCGCTGCGGATGACCGAAGACGAAGAAGCTGTTGTGATCGTGTCGAAGCCGCCGGCCGTGACGCTTGAGAAAGTCGACATGATCGACGAAGTCACCTACAGCGACATGCCCCAGCTCCGCGTCGGTGCGAACAGTTTGGCGGAAGCCGATATGGCCGAAGCATCCGCCGAGATCTTTGCAGAGATTTCAGAGATCCCCAGTCCCGTCGAATTGGAGCAGTCGGATCGCGGTGAATTTTTGCTCAACGAAATGTTCACCCAAGCCGTCGCGCCGTTGGACAAGTTAGAAAACCAAAAAGGTAAAGTCGGACAAGGTGCCGAGGGCGCCGTCGGTGCAGTCGATCGAATCACGTTCGAGTTGTTGCAATCGATGGAAGAACGCCCGACGTTGATCGTTTGGCTGTTCGATCAAAGCGGTTCTCTGCATCGCCAACGCCGCGAGATCCGTGACCGCTTCGATCGCATCTATACCGAATTGGGAATCGCCGAAAAGAGCGAATCCAAGGCGTTCCGACGCAACGACAAAGACATCCCGCTTTTGACGTCGGTCATCGGATTCGGTAAGGAAGTGAAACTGTACACCGAAGAGCCGACGGACGATTTGGACAAGATCAAGGACATCATCGACAACATTTCGATCGATTCGTCCGGTGAAGAAAAGGTGTTCTCGGCGATCACATCGGCGGCCAATGAATACCGTTCGCTGCGTCGCAGCGTCGGTGCCGCCGGGCCTCAGCGGAACGTCCTCTTCATCGTCGTCACCGACGAGAAGGGCGACGATGACAACTTGCTTGAACCGTCGATCGATGCGTGTCGCAAATGGGGCATTCCGGTTTATGTGATTGGTGTTCCCGCGCCGTTCGGCCGCCAACACACATTGGTAAAGTATGTCGACCCTGATCCCAAGTACGACCAGTCACCTCAATGGGCAGAAGTCGACCAGGGCCCCGAAACGTACTTGCCCGAACGAGTTCAAGTCGGCTTTACCGGCAACTTTGAACAAGAGCCCGTCATTGACAGCGGATTCGGTCCCTACGCGTTGACGCGGCTTTGCTACGAGACCGGCGGTATCTATTTTACCGTTCACCCGAACCGAAACGTAAACCGCGAAGTCCGTCGCGGCGAAGTCGATGCGTTCGCGTCGGACTTGAAGTACTTCTTTGATCCGTTGGCGATGTCGCGTTACCGTCCCGACTACCTTTCACAATCGGATTACGTTTCAAAGGTGAAGGCCAGCCCGCTACGCCAATCCCTGGTTCAAGCCGCCCAGTTGAAGCCCGCGACGGGTCTAAGTCGCCCGCGAACCAAGTTCGTTCGCATCAACGAAGCTCAATTGGCCGGTGATCTTAGCGATGCCCAACAAGCCGCCGCCGTGCTTGAAAATCCGTTGGCGCGGATGGCGCAAACGTTAGAGCCGGGAATGAAGTACCGAGAAAAAGAGGACAGCCCCCGATGGCGCGCCGGTTTTGATTTGGCGATGGGGCGGGTGCTAGCCCAAAAGGTGCGCACCGAAACGTACAACGCGATGCTGGCGCGAGCCAAGTTAGGAATGGCGTTCAAAGAAGCTAAGAACAACACGTGGATTCTGCAGCCCAGCGAAGAAATATCGGTGGGCAGCAAATGGAAGAACGAATCCGATTCCGCAAGACAGCTTTTAACGGACGTTGTGAAGGATCACCCGGGGACCCCGTGGGCTTTGTTAGCTAAAGAAGAACTGGAAGTTCCGATCGGTTGGACTTGGAAAGAAGAGTTCACTGACTTGGCACCGAAGAAGGAGAGGGGGCCCGGCAACAACAATAATAACAATAACGTGCCTAAAGACGACAAAGCGAAGATGATCAAGAAGGCACCCAAACGCCCGGTTCCCAAGTTGTAA
- a CDS encoding metallophosphoesterase family protein, translating to MPGRLLAIGDIHGCRVALEKLLELIAPTPEDIVVTLGDYVDRGPDSRGVIDVLVQLGKQTRLVSLLGNHEEMMLSVIRHGEPHHSWLRHGGVETLDSYGFDGNLDFLSDDHEAFFDSLGDYFEHGNFFFTHAAYDPDEPLDQQTPDMLRWYSLTEGLPAPHLNGKTAIVGHTANRDGEVLDVGHLLCIDTYCYGGGWLTAVDVETRQYWQVSEDGRVR from the coding sequence TTGCCCGGGCGTTTGCTCGCGATTGGTGACATTCACGGATGTCGCGTCGCACTTGAAAAATTGCTGGAACTGATCGCGCCGACGCCTGAAGACATCGTCGTCACGCTCGGCGATTACGTGGATCGTGGGCCGGATTCACGAGGCGTCATCGACGTCCTCGTCCAATTGGGCAAACAAACGCGCCTCGTTAGTCTGCTTGGCAATCACGAAGAAATGATGCTTTCGGTGATTCGACACGGCGAACCGCACCATAGCTGGCTTCGCCACGGCGGTGTCGAAACGCTGGACAGCTACGGATTTGACGGCAATTTGGACTTCTTGTCCGACGATCATGAAGCGTTTTTCGATTCGCTCGGTGATTACTTCGAACACGGCAACTTCTTTTTCACCCACGCGGCCTACGATCCCGACGAACCGCTCGACCAACAAACGCCCGATATGCTGCGGTGGTATTCGTTGACCGAAGGGCTGCCGGCACCCCATCTAAACGGGAAAACCGCAATCGTCGGGCACACGGCCAACCGTGACGGCGAAGTCCTGGACGTGGGCCATCTCCTTTGTATCGACACGTATTGCTATGGCGGCGGGTGGCTGACCGCCGTCGATGTCGAAACGCGTCAATACTGGCAAGTGTCCGAAGATGGGCGGGTTCGATAG